One Lycium barbarum isolate Lr01 chromosome 5, ASM1917538v2, whole genome shotgun sequence genomic window carries:
- the LOC132642217 gene encoding universal stress protein A-like protein has product MAEKQVMIFSLDDSDHSYYALEWTLDHFFPSPSTSNFKLIIVHAKPNPTSVIALAGPGTTDMVTLVETDIKKAAQKTIDKSKELCKTKGVANVVCEILEGDARNVICEAVERHHASILAMGSHGYGAFKRAVLGSVSDYCSHHAHCSVMIVKKPKPKN; this is encoded by the exons ATGGCAGAAAAACAAGTCATGATATTTTCTCTTGATGATAGTGACCATAGTTACTATGCCCTTGAATGGACTCTTGATCATTTCTTCCCTTCTCCATCAACTTCCAATTTTAAACTCATTATTGTTCATGCAAAACCTAATCCAACTTCTGTTATTGCACTTGCTGGACCAG GTACAACTGACATGGTCACATTGGTAGAAACAGACATTAAAAAGGCTGCCCAGAAAACTATTGACAAGTCTAAAGAGTTATGCAAGACTAAAGGGGTGGCTAATGTAGTATGTGAAATTCTTGAAGGTGATGCTAGGAATGTTATTTGTGAGGCTGTTGAAAGACATCATGCCTCTATCTTGGCCATGGGAAGCCATGGATATGGAGCTTTCAAAAG GGCTGTTTTGGGTAGTGTAAGTGACTACTGCTCTCACCATGCTCATTGCTCTGTGATGATTGTGAAGAAGCCAAAGCCAAAAAATTAG